A genomic stretch from Fusarium musae strain F31 chromosome 9, whole genome shotgun sequence includes:
- a CDS encoding hypothetical protein (EggNog:ENOG41): MSWKASERLMDTIRHYARFPATGVSLRQMVQFGEKPSVGTLFRASQFLAEELPIRLAHRVQELDELPDGLNEMPSVIKVKDWYAQSFEEITQLPRPQLPSDIRSRLMKPSKAIGRNAFRLPAATPNPSIDEGEADGWGGLQNDNGKAKAAARRYFAIVDDSSDWPADLHLYNQRFAQTLHHIKRRHDGVVTTMAQGILEYKRRRQRMQIDSTIQSFLDRFYMSRIGIRMLIGQHIALTDQSHHRDPTYVGIICTKTNVQDLAQEAIENARFVCEDHYGLFEAPKVQLVCNPNLNFMYVPGHLSHMLFETLKNSLRAVVETHGMEKQAFPVTKVIVAEGKEDITIKISDEGGGIPRSAIPLVWTYMYTTVDRTPSLDPDFDKSDFKAPMAGFGYGLPISRLYARYFGGDLKLISMEGYGTDVYLHLNRLSSSSEPLQ, from the exons ATGTCGTGGAAAGCTTCAGAGCGTCTGATGGATACTATCCGTCACTATGCTCGGTTTCCCGCCACTGGTGTCAGCTTGCGCCAGATGGTCCAGTTCGGCGAGAAACCTTCAGTCG GAACCCTATTCCGAGCTTCTCAGTTCTTGGCCGAGGAGCTTCCAATCCGTCTAGCTCATCGCGTGCAAGAGCTCGACGAGCTTCCGGATGGCCTTAATGAGATGCCCTCTGTCATTAAAGTCAAAGATTGGTACGCTCAATCGTTCGAG GAAATCACACAACTACCTCGGCCACAGTTACCCTCGGATATCCGAAGCCGCCTCATGAAACCCAGCAAAGCTATCGGTCGCAATGCTTTCCGCCTTCCTGCCGCAACCCCCAATCCTTCTATCGACGAGGGTGAAGCCGACGGTTGGGGCGGTCTTCAGAACGACAATGGCAAAGCCAAGGCCGCTGCGCGCCGATATTTTGCTATCGTTGACGACTCGAGCGACTGGCCCGCCGATCTTCACCTGTACAACCAACGTTTTGCTCAGACTCTGCACCACATCAAGCGCCGGCACGATGGCGTCGTTACCACAATGGCTCAAGGCATCCTCGAATACAAACGCCGTCGCCAGCGTATGCAGATTGACAGCACCATCCAGTCCTTCCTCGACCGCTTCTACATGTCTCGTATCGGTATCCGCATGCTTATCGGCCAGCACATCGCATTGACAGACCAGAGCCATCATCGCGACCCCACTTATGTCGGTATTATTTGTACCAAGACCAATGTCCAAGATCTCGCCCAGGAAGCCATTGAGAACGCCCGCTTTGTTTGTGAGGATCACTACGGTCTTTTCGAAGCTCCCAAGGTCCAACTCGTCTGCAACCCCAACCTGAACTTTATGTACGTTCCCGGTCATCTGTCGCACATGCTCTTCGAGACTCTCAAGAACTCTCTGCGCGCCGTTGTCGAAACGCATGGTATGGAGAAGCAAGCTTTCCCTGTTACAAAGGTTATTGTTGCCGAAGGCAAGGAAGATATCAccatcaagatctctgaCGAAGGCGGTGGCATCCCTCGAAGCGCTATCCCTCTCGTTTGGACTTACATGTACACCACTGTCGATCGCACACCAAGTTTAGATCCCGATTTCGATAAGAGCGACTTCAAGGCCCCGATGGCTGGTTTTGGATATGGTCTACCCATCTCACGTTTATACGCGCGCTACTTCGGCGGTGACTTGAAACTCATCAGTATGGAAGG ATACGGCACCGACGTCTACCTCCACCTGAACCGtctttcatcatcctccgAACCTCTGCAATAG
- a CDS encoding hypothetical protein (EggNog:ENOG41), which translates to MPNNNKGGYKPFRCVAGNEWKPWDMFSKAQQRQTRFLMDSGREINPGNTGMVCKEHSSTPVLEHDCAACHRRLPYAAFSKAQRRVEDWRCTQCVAWDVVAEPSVIPIPKATGHISVEEEDMMSRGYHAPVEVAEFFEEDDLPGAPITSPESLGLDPNNENDNKIFNEVVRGSSQAVHSSTTQTYASTTSSVAGDNMSTTSSRATLPPHLQNLLPERFAGMSIDEDSVSSNPKVVLPQVSQMASDLPPHLRGLKIVQRTATSSTTGSVSTATTLRKDKEEEAAASKITFNAWDAMGQRHAASKNPTVMSSSASEVSTTEDSDQGAKLADGWDDIPPMKEVSTRCEDKWGDGKKNRLPQAGNKWQKKNDRYFPQPSIMDQAEGSSRRQRTSHSTKSRNMFDALSK; encoded by the exons ATgcccaacaacaacaaaggaGGCTACAAGCC GTTTCGTTGCGTTGCAGGCAACGAGTGGAAGCCCTGGGACATGTTCTCCAAGGCCCAACAGAGACAAACCCGCTTCTTGATGGACTCTGGCAGAGAGATTAACCCTGGGAATACCGGAATGGTCTGCAAGGAACATAGTTCAACTCCAGTTTTGGAGCATGATTGCGCCGCCTGCCACCGAAGACTCCCATATGCTGCCTTCTCCAAGGCTCAGCGCAGAGTTGAGGATTGG CGATGTACCCAATGTGTCGCATGGGATGTAGTCGCGGAGCCCTCGGTGATTCCGATACCCAAAGCAACGGGCCATATCTCcgtagaggaagaagacatgatgagTCGAGGTTATCATGCGCCTGTTGAGGTTGCTGAATtctttgaggaagatgatctcCCCGGA GCACCAATCACTTCACCTGAATCCCTTGGCTTAGACCCAAACAACGAAAATGAcaacaagatcttcaacgAAGTCGTTCGAGGCTCATCTCAGGCGGTTCACTCCTCCACGACTCAAACTTATGCGTCCACAACATCCAGTGTGGCTGGCGACAACATGTCAACAACTTCTAGCCGTGCTACACTTCCCCCTCATCTCCAAAATTTGCTGCCAGAGCGTTTCGCAGGCATGTCTATTGATGAAGATTCTGTATCCTCGAACCCAAAGGTTGTTCTTCCGCAAGTGTCTCAAATGGCAAGTGATTtacctcctcatcttcgcgGCCTGAAAATAGTCCAGCGAACTGCCACCTCAAGCACCACAGGTAGTGTTTCGACTGCAACAACCCTCCGTAAagacaaggaggaggaggctgccgCCAGCAAGATCACCTTCAACGCTTGGGATGCTATGGGCCAGAGACACGCTGCGTCCAAGAACCCCACCGTCATGTCCAGCTCAGCATCTGAAGTATCAACTACTGAAGACAGCGACCAGGGGGCTAAACTCGCCGACGGCTGGGACGACATCCCTCCCATGAAGGAGGTCTCAACCCGATGTGAGGACAAGTGGGGAGATGGAAAGAAA AATCGTCTCCCACAGGCCGGCAACAAatggcagaagaagaacgat CGCTACTTCCCTCAGCCTAGCATCATGGATCAAGCTGAGGGCTCATCCAGGCGCCAGCGAACGAGCCACTCCACCAAGAGTCGCAACATGTTTGACGCCCTGAGCAAGTAG